One Microcebus murinus isolate Inina chromosome 22, M.murinus_Inina_mat1.0, whole genome shotgun sequence DNA segment encodes these proteins:
- the TRIAP1 gene encoding TP53-regulated inhibitor of apoptosis 1: protein MTSACAAAAATTVAMNSVGEACTDMKREYDQCFNRWFAEKFLKGDGSGDPCTDLFKRYQQCVQKAIKEKEIPIEGLEFMGHGKEKPENSS, encoded by the exons ATGACATCAGCGtgcgctgccgccgccgccaccactgTCGCCATGAACAGCGTAGGGGAGGCTTGCACGGACATGAAGCGCGAGTACGACCAGTGCTTCAATCGCTGGTTTGCCGAGAAGTTTCTCAAGGGGGACGGTTCCGGGGACCCGTGCACCGACCTCTTCAAGCGTTATCAGCAGTGTGTTCAG AAAGcaataaaggagaaagagattCCTATTGAAGGACTGGAGTTCATGGGCCATGGCAAAGAAAAGCCTGAAAACTCTTCTTGA
- the GATC gene encoding glutamyl-tRNA(Gln) amidotransferase subunit C, mitochondrial gives MWARAVWLGLRAPLGGRRGFTSKADPQGSGRVTADVIEHLERLALVDFGSREAVARLEKAIAFADRLHAVHTDGVEPMESVLEDRCLYLRSDNVVEGNCAEELLQNSHRVVEEYFVAPPGNISLPKLDEQEPFPHS, from the exons ATGTGGGCGCGGGCAGTGTGGCTGGGCCTCCGGGCCCCGCTGGGCGGGCGTCGGGGCTTCACCTCCAAGGCGGATCCACAG GGAAGTGGCCGAGTCACCGCCGACGTGATCGAGCACCTGGAGCGTCTAGCGCTCGTGGACTTCGGCAGCCGCGAGGCGGTGGCGCGGCTGGAGAAAGCCATCGCCTTCGCCGACCGGCTCCACGCCGTGCACACGGACGGGGTGGAGCCCATGGAGTCCGTACTGGAGGACAG ATGTTTATACTTGAGATCCGACAATGTAGTTGAAGGCAACTGTGCTGAAGAACTACTACAAAACTCTCATCGTGTCGTGGAAGAGTATTTTGTGGCCCCTCCAG GTAATATCTCTTTGCCAAAGCTGGATGAACAAGAGCCCTTCCCGCACAGCTGA
- the SRSF9 gene encoding serine/arginine-rich splicing factor 9, whose translation MSGWADERGGEGDGRIYVGNLPTDVREKDLEDLFYKYGRIREIELKNRHGLVPFAFVRFEDPRDAEDAIYGRNGYDYGQCRLRVEFPRTYGGRGGWPRGGRNGPPTRRSDFRVLVSGLPPSGSWQDLKDHMREAGDVCYADVQKDGMGMVEYLRKEDMEYALRKLDDTKFRSHEGETSYIRVYPQRSTSYGYSRSRSGSRGRDSPYQSRGSPHYFSPFRPY comes from the exons ATGTCGGGCTGGGCAGACGAGCGCGGCGGCGAGGGCGACGGGCGCATCTACGTGGGGAACCTTCCGACCGACGTGCGCGAGAAGGACTTGGAGGACCTGTTCTACAAGTACGGCCGCATCCGCGAGATCGAGCTCAAGAACCGGCACGGCCTCGTGCCCTTCGCCTTCGTGCGCTTCGAGGACCCCCG AGATGCTGAGGATGCAATTTATGGAAGGAATGGTTATGATTATGGCCAGTGTCGGCTTCGTGTGGAGTTCCCCAGGACTTACGGAGGTCGGGGTGGGTGGCCCCGTGGTGGGAGGAATGGACCTCCTACAAGAAGATCTGATTTCCGAGTTCTTGTTTCAG GACTTCCTCCATCAGGCAGCTGGCAGGACCTGAAGGATCACATGCGAGAAGCTGGGGATGTCTGTTATGCAGATGTGCAGAAGGATGGAATGGGGATGGTTGAGTATCTCAGAAAAGAAGACATGGAATATGCCCTGCGTAAACTGGATGACACCAAATTCCGCTCTCATGAG GGTGAAACTTCCTACATCCGAGTTTACCCTCAGAGAAGCACCAGCTATGGCTACTCACGGTCTCGGTCTGGGTCAAGGGGCCGTGACTCTCCATACCAAAGCAGGGGTTCCCCACACTACTTCTCTCCTTTCAGGCCCTACTGA